Proteins co-encoded in one Rattus rattus isolate New Zealand chromosome 5, Rrattus_CSIRO_v1, whole genome shotgun sequence genomic window:
- the Dolpp1 gene encoding dolichyldiphosphatase 1 gives MAADGQCSLPASWRPVTLTHVEYPAGDLSGHLLAYLSLSPIFVIVGFVTLIIFKRELHTISFLGGLALNEGVNWLIKHVIQEPRPCGGPHTAVGTKYGMPSSHSQFMWFFSVYSFLFLYLRMHQTNNARFLDLLWRHVLSLGLLTAAFLVSYSRVYLLYHTWSQVFYGGVAGGLMAIAWFVITQEILTPLFPRIAAWPISEFFLIRDTSLIPNVLWFEYTVTRAEARNRQRKLGTKLQ, from the exons ATGGCAGCGGACGGACAGTGCTCGCTCCCCGCTTCATGGCGGCCAGTGACCCTCACCCACGTCGAATACCCTGCAG GTGATCTGTCTGGCCACCTCCTGGCCTACCTGAGCCTCAGCcctatttttgtcattgttggtTTTGTGACCCTCATCATATTCAAGCGGGAGCTACACACG ATCTCATTCCTTGGGGGACTGGCACTGAATGAGGGTGTCAACTGGCTGATCAAACACGTCATCCAGGAGCCTCGGCCCTGTGGAG GCCCACACACAGCAGTGGGCACTAAATACGGGATGCCCTCCAGCCATTCCCAGTTCATGTGGTTCTTCTCCGtctattccttccttttcttgtatTTAAG AATGCACCAAACAAATAACGCCAGGTTCCTGGACTTGCTGTGGAGGCATGTGCTGTCTCTAGGGCTCCTCACCGCGGCCTTTCTAGTCTCCTATAGCAG GGTCTACCTGCTGTACCACACCTGGAGCCAGGTGTTTTATGGGGGTGTTGCTGGAGGCCTCATGGCCATCGCCTGGTTCGTCATCACCCAGGAGATCCTCACCCCGTTGTTCCCCAGGATAGCAGCCTG gcccATCTCCGAGTTTTTCCTCATCCGGGACACAAGCCTCATTCCCAATGTGCTCTGGTTTGAGTATACAGTAACCA